GGCGCCCAGGTACTCGTTCTTGTCGGTGTCCTTGAGCCCGACCTGGGAGAGCAGCCCCGCCAACAGCGCCTGATGGATTCGATCATGATCGGCGGGCACGTCGTTGAGCGTGGCGCCGAGGGTCCTGGCCACCTGTCGAAGCTGGCCGTAGACGTCCTGCCACTCGCGGACCCGCAGGTAGTTCAAGAACTCGGTGCGACACATCCGGCGGAACCGGCTGGACGACGACTCCTTCTGCTGTTCCTGGAGGTACTCCCACAGGTTCAGCAGCGACACGAAGTCGGAGTTCTTGTCGACGAACCGGGCATGCTGCTCGGCCGCCGCCTGCTGTCTGTCCTCCGGTCTCTCCCGGGGGTCCTGGATGGACAGGGCGGCGGCGATCACCATCACCTCGCGCAGACAGCCGTTGCGCTCACCCTCCAACACCATCCGACCCAGCCGGGGGTCCACCGGAAGCTGCGCGAGCCTGCGGCCGAGCGGGGTCAGCCGCTTGCGCAGGTCGGTCTCGGCGGGATCGAGCGCGCCGAGCTCCTGGAGGAGCTGCACGCCGTCGGAGATGTTGCGCCGGTCCGGCGGTTCGACGAACGGGAACGCCGCCACATCGCCGAGGCCCAGGGCGCTCATCTGGAGGATCACCGAGGCCAGATGGGTACGCAGGATCTCCGGATCGGTGAACTCCGGACGGGAGAGGTAGTCCTCCTCCGAGTACAGCCGGATGCAGACCCCCGCCGAGAGTCTGCCGCAACGACCGGACCGTTGATTCGCCGACGCCTGCGAGATCGCCTCGATGGGGAGCCGCTGCACCTTCGTCCGCTGGCTGTATCGAGAGATGCGGGCGGTCCCGGGGTCGACGACGTACTTGATGCCCGGCACGGTCAGGGACGTCTCGGCGACGTTGGTGGCCAGCACGATGCGCCGACCGGTGTGCGGCTGGAACACTCGATGCTGCTCGCGCGCGGACAGCCGGGCGTAGAGCGGCACCACCTCGGTGTTGCGCAGCTCCTGCTTCACCAGGGCGTCCGCGGTGTCGCGGATCTCCCGTTCGCCGCTGAGGAACACCAGGACGTCGCCGGGCCCCTCGGCCGCCAGCTCGTCCACCGCGTCGCAGATCGCCTGAACCTGGTCGCGTTCGACCTCGTCGGTGACCACCGGCCGGTACCGGACCTCCACCGGGTAGGTCCGCCCGGACACCTCGATCATCGGCGCGCCGCCGAAGTGTCGGGAGAACCGCTCCGGGTCGATCGTCGCGGAGGTGATGATCACCTTCAGGTCGGGCCTGCGGGGTAGCAGATCCTTGAGATAGCCGAGCAGGAAGTCGATGTTCAGGCTGCGTTCGTGCGCCTCGTCGATGATGATCGTGTCGTACTGCCGCAGCATCCGGTCTCGCTGGATCTCGGCGAGCAGGATGCCGTCGGTCATCAGCTTCACCAGCGTGTCCTCGCCGACCCGATCGGTGAAGCGCACCGCGTAGCCGACGGCGTCGCCCAGCTCGGTGTGCAGCTCCTCGGCGACACGCTCGGCCACGGTGCGGGCCGCCAGCCGTCTCGGCTGCGTGTGACCGATCAGCCCGTGCACACCGCGCCCGAGTTCGAGGCAGATCTTGGGCAGCTGGGTGGTCTTGCCCGACCCGGTCTCGCCGGCGAGGATCACCACCTGGTGATCGCGGACGGCCGCGAGGATCTCGTCCTTGCGTTGCCCTACGGGCAACTCGGCGGGATAGTCGATCTTCGGCACGGCCGCGCGGCGGCGTGCCACCCGCAGCTCGGCCGAGTCGATCTCGGCGGCGACCGCGGCCAACGCCGTGTCGCGAGCGGCGCCTCGGGAGTCGCGTCCACGCCGCAGACCTTCCAGGCGGCGGCCGAGGCGATGTCGATCCCGCAGCATCAGGTCGGGCAGGCGTGCCGACAGATCGGCGAGGGGAGAGGTGGCAGGCGGCGTTCTCATACGGGGTCAAGGATAGGCATCCGGCGTCGACCGGTCTCGCGATTTACCTCTCGTCCCGTCCGCGTGCCGCCCGCGGGACGCGCCGCCAGGCGCCGCGGCCGCCCGCGCGTGGGCCGCGCCGCAGCCCGCTCCACGGCCCTCGTCGGCCCGGACCCGGACTCCGACCCGCGCCGCGCGCCGTCGTCGCGCCGCGGGCAGGCCGAGGCGGCGCGGGCACCGCCGGGACGATCGAGCCCGGTCAGCGCCGAGGCGGCGGCGCCGCCTCGGGCCGGGCGGCGGCAGACGACGCCGACCGGCGGGTTCGCCAGACGACCCGCACCGCCGCCCGCGCGGAGCAGGGGCGGTCTCGCGCCGCCGGATCTCGCCGGCCGGAACGGCTTCCGCGGACCGGGCACATGCGGTAGAACGTCACGGCTGCCCGAGGCCGTCTCGGGTCACGGCGTCTCGGGCCGAGCCTCGGCCCGAGAGCCATGGCGATCATCGGGCGACGGGTCGGGGGAGCACATGCCGGAGATGACGGTCGCCGCGCTGCGGCGGTCGCGAGTGGCGGTGGCGGTGCTCTTCTTCGTCAACGCCTTCGGCTACGCCAACATCGTCCCGAGGCTGCCGCAGCTCAAGAGCACCCTGGAGCTGAGTAACAGCGCGCTCGGACTGGGCATCGCCGCGATGCCCGCGGGAGCGCTGGCCGCCGGGCTGCTGGCGGGTCCGCTGGCCGCCCGCCTCGGCAGCGGCAGACTCGCCGTGCTCAGCGGAGTCGCGCTCGGCGCCATCGTGCCGACGGCCTCCCTCGCGGGCGCCTGGTGGGGCTTCGCCCTCACGATGTTCTCGCTCGGCGCCGTCGACTCGGTGATGGACGCGGCGTCGAACGCGCACGGGCTGCGGGTGCAACGCCGCTATCGACGGTCGGTGCTCAACAGCTTCCACGGAGTGTGGAGTCTCGGTGCCGTCGCGGGCGGCGTGGTCGGCAGCGCGGCCGCCGGGTTCGACATCCCCCTCGGACCGCATCTGCTCGTCGTGGGCGCGGCCGTCGCCGTCCCGGCCCTGCTGTGCCTGCCGCACCTGCTGCCCGGCGCGGAGGACAGCGAGCGCGCCGCCGAGTCGGCCGACGGTCGGTCGACCACGGGAGACGCCGCGACGAGCCGAGGCCACATCGGGCGGGTGCTCGTGCTGCTCGGGCTGGTGATGATGGCCGCCTGCGCGGTGGAGGACACGCCCGCGTCGTGGGGCGCGGTGCTGTTGCAGGACTCCTATCACGCTCCGGCGGCGCTGGCGGGCGGCGCCTATGTGGCCTTCCAGTCGGCGATGATGGCGGGCCGACTGCTCGGCGATCGGATGACCGATCGATTCGGGCATCTCCGGGTCGGCAGGGTCGGCGGACTGCTGATCGCCGTTCCGCTGGCGATCGCGCTGCCGCTGGGTTCCACGCCCCTGCTGATCGCGGCCTTCGCGCTGGCCGGGCTGGGCACCGCGACGCTGTTCCCGTCCGCGATCCACGCCGCGGGCAGCATTCCAGGACTTCGCAGCGCGCATGCCGTCGCGGTGGTGTCGTGGTTCGCCCGCGTGGGCTTCCTGATCATGCCTCCGGTGATCGGGATCATCGCCGATGCCGTGGACCTGCGCCAGGCGATGGGCGTGCTGCCCCTGCTCGGGCTGTTCCTCGTCTGGCAGTCCCGGATCTTCGATCCGGCGCGACTGCGTCGCTCGGCGCGGACCTGAGCCGATCCTGTCGACAACCGGCCCGACCGGCAGGGCTTCCCAGTCGGTACACG
This genomic stretch from Actinoalloteichus hoggarensis harbors:
- a CDS encoding MFS transporter produces the protein MPEMTVAALRRSRVAVAVLFFVNAFGYANIVPRLPQLKSTLELSNSALGLGIAAMPAGALAAGLLAGPLAARLGSGRLAVLSGVALGAIVPTASLAGAWWGFALTMFSLGAVDSVMDAASNAHGLRVQRRYRRSVLNSFHGVWSLGAVAGGVVGSAAAGFDIPLGPHLLVVGAAVAVPALLCLPHLLPGAEDSERAAESADGRSTTGDAATSRGHIGRVLVLLGLVMMAACAVEDTPASWGAVLLQDSYHAPAALAGGAYVAFQSAMMAGRLLGDRMTDRFGHLRVGRVGGLLIAVPLAIALPLGSTPLLIAAFALAGLGTATLFPSAIHAAGSIPGLRSAHAVAVVSWFARVGFLIMPPVIGIIADAVDLRQAMGVLPLLGLFLVWQSRIFDPARLRRSART